The following DNA comes from Corynebacterium urogenitale.
CCCCAAGTTCCTGCGGCCATGATGACGTTATCCGCCGTGAACGTCTTTCGATCGACGCCACCAGTACGCCTCTTGAGCTTCTTCAGCAGGGAAGAGCCAAGGGACTCGGTGGAACGGGTCTTGACCGTCCAGGTGCCGCCGTCGTAGGAAATGTCGGTGACGGTGGTGCGATCGTGGACGACCGCACCACCGCGCTCGGCGAGGTAGAGGTAATTCTTCAGCAGCGTGTTCTTTGCACCGTGGCGGCAGCCGGTCATGCATTCGCCGCACTCGTGGCAGGCGGTACGGTCAGGGCCTACTCCGCCGAAGTAGGGGTCGGGCACGGTTTCACACGGCTTGCCCTGCAGGCCTACCTTTTCGCCGAAGAACACGCCCACGGGTGCCATGCGGAAGGTATGGCCCACGCCCATTTCCTCGGCAACCTGCTTAGAGATCTTGTCGGAGTTGGTCATGGTGGGGTTGTCGACCACGCCGAGCATGCGCTGAGCCTGCTCGTAGTAGGGGGAGAGCTCGTCCTCCCAATCGGTGATATCCGCCCACTGCTTGTCCTGGAAGTAGACACTGCTGGGCTTGTACAGAGTGTTGGCGTAGTTTAGCGAACCGCCGCCCACGCCAGCGCCTGCCAGGATCATGACGTTATTGAGCAGGTGGATGCGCTGGATGCCGAAGCAGCCAATCTGTGGTGCCCAGAGGAAGTCCTTGAGATGCCAGGAGTTTTTGGCGAAGTCTTTGTCTTCGAAGCGGCGGCCGGCTTCGAGTACGCCGACCTTGTAGCCTTTCTCGGTGAGTCGTAGAGCTGAAACGGAGCCACCGAAACCTGAGCCGATGATCAATACGTCGTAATGCGTCATGAGTTTGAGCGTAAAACATGTGCGAGACAAGAGTGGGCATTTTGTCAGAATCCGTGCTTGCTTGGCGGGTCGATTGAGCAACTGAGTGGCGAGTCAGACGCTGTTTGGGTTGTCTGGGTTCTTGTCGCAGCCCTGCGCTAGGGTTGTGGCATGGCTAAGGGACGAATCCCGGACAGGGACATCGCAGCGATTCGGGAGCAAACTCCTATCGAGGAAGTGGTGGGAGAGTACGTCCAGCTCAAGCCGGGAGGCGTGGATTCACTCAAGGGACTGTCGCCTTTTAAAGACGAGAAGACTCCCTCTTTTCATGTCCGACCAAACAAGGGGTACTTTCACTGCTTTTCCACGGGAGAGGGCGGGGATGTCTTCAGCTTCCTCATGAAGATGGAGCACATCACCTTCCCTGAGGCGGTGGAGCAGTGTGCGGAGCGGATTGGCTACCGGATTAATTATGAAGGTGGCGGACCGGCCAAACGTGAGGAACCAGGCACACGCCAACGCCTCGTGGCTGCTAATAAGGCGGCGCACGCTTTCTACCGCGAGCAATTCACCAGTGACGTCGAGGGCGCGGAGGAGGCTCGCAACTTCTTATTGGAACGGGGCTTCACGCTGGAGCACGCGGAGCAGTTCGGCTGCGGATATGCGCCCGCTGGGTGGGATACTCTCACCAAAGCTCTGCAGCGTCAAGGCTTCAATTTCAAGGAACTAGAGGCCGCTGGACTATCGCGAATGGGGCAGAAGGGGCCAATCGACCGTTTCCACCGCAGGCTGCTGTGGCCGATTAAAAACGTGGCAGGCGACGTGATCGGATTCGGTGCACGCAAGCTGTTCGACGACGACAAGCTGGGCAAGTACATGAACACGCCCGAAACCTTGCTGTACAAGAAATCTAAAGTGTTGTTCGGCATTGATCATGCGAAGAAGAACATTGCTTCGAGCCATCAAGCTGTGGTCGTCGAGGGCTACACGGATGTGATGGCGATGCACGCAGCTGGTGTGACGACAGCCGTGGCAGCCTGCGGTACGGCCTTCGGTGTTGAACACCTGCAAATGCTGCGACGTTTCATGCTCGACGACAAATTCTTCCGCGGGGAAATCATCTACACCTTCGATGGTGATGAAGCCGGTCAGAAGGCTGCGATGCGTGCCTTCGAAGGAGATCAGAAGTTTGCGGGGCACAGTTACGTCACCGTCGCGCCGGGAGGGCAGGATCCGTGTGATGTTCGCCTCGAGCGGGGTGATCAGGCGGTGCGCGATTTGGTGGCTAGCCGCATTCCGATGTTCGAATTCGTCATCCGTTCCATCGTTGCGGAATACGACACCGTGAGCATTGACGGTCGGGTGCACGCGATGCGCCGGATTGTACCGGTATTGGCCAGCATTCGCGACGAGGCAATGCGCGATGAATATGCACGTCAGGCCGCAGGGTGGATTGCATGGGCCGATCCGGATGACATCTTGGAACAGGTGCGCAATGAGGCACGATCTGGGCGCCAAGAGCGGCCAGAATTGGAACTAAAACAAGGCGCGTTGCGACGTGAGCGAGCGGAACACATGCAAAACCAGCCGGAGTTTGGTCCCGGCACAGGTGGTGGACCTGGGGTGAGCGTGCAAGGTAGTGCTGGCTCAGGTGGCGCTGGAGTGGGACCTGGCGCCGGTGCGCGAGCTGGTGCCGCTGCCAAGGCCGGTTCCGATGATGCTGCTGGTGGTCGCCCACGCTTGCATGCCGTCGAAGGAATGGAGCGTCCGGATCCGCGCGATGAGTTCCTACAAGGCCCGCGCGAGGTGCTGAAGCTCGCGATGCAGGAGCCCCAGTTGGCGAGCACGATCTTTGACCTCATGCCGCCGGTGAGCTTCGTGCACCCAACCTATGTGGCCATAGCAGAAGCTATTGCCAAAGCTGGGGGTGCGGCCAAAAGTGAAGGTGGCGCCGAGTGGATCGAGCAGGTCGCCGCTCATGTGCCGGATGCCATGGGGCGGGCAGTGGTCAGCGAGCTAGCGGTGGACGATATGCATTGCCAAACTGAGCGCCTTCCGTACTATGCGGATGCGATTATGGCTCGTATGCAGGAGCGTTGGGTGGGCAACGAGATCGCGGATATGAAATCCCGCATGCAACGCATGCGCCCCGACCTCGAACAGGAAGAGTATCGGGCTGTCTTCGCTGACCTCATGGCCCTAGAAAAATACCGCCGTTCGCTCCAAGAGCGCGCGGCGGCGTACGGCGAATTCACCGATTAGTTGAATTTCAACCGGCGCCGCTTTTGGGCGCCGCCTTTGCCTGCTTTCTGCGCGGCTTTTTCACGCTCAGCAGCGATCTTCTTCGGATTCTTTGCGGACGCGGAAAAGTCCTTCGGAATGCGGTCGTTAGGATGTGCGTGATCGGACTCGACAATGGTCACGCCCTCACCGAGGGACTCGCGAGTGGACGCATTCAGGTCGCGGATCTCATGCATCCGTGGATCTGGATCCAGCTTATTGGCGATGGCTTTTCGGCCAGCATGAACAGCCTTGCGGGTGATCTCGGAATTAATTGCCGTTTGGTATCCCCGGCGGATTTGTTCGTAGCGGCTGCGTCCTGCCTTGGTTCCCAGAAGGTACCCGGCAGCTGCACCAACGACGAGCTGAATCATTCCTAAACTCCTCACACCTACGGCATCCGCCGCGCGCTGTTTATGACATTTGTCCTGTATGGCAGCACGTAGAGCGACCACCAGCGGTGTCGCCTTGTGTCACACGTGCTCCTTATGTTCTCACAATGCCGTCCAGCATACGTGATGATCGGGCGCTGGCCTACATCTGGAAATGGCAATTATGTTCATTAAAATGCTATCTGACCTGCGCGGATTTTAGGTGTAAACAAGACATGTAAGGCACTAACAAAACCTCTAGGAGGAACAGGAATCATGACCCAGACCGTGCAGGGTGTCATTGCTCGCGCCAAAGGCGAGCCGGTGGAGCTCACCGACGTTGTCATCCCCACCCCTGGAGACAACGATGTGATCGTGAAGATCCAGGCTTGTGGTGTATGCCACACAGACCTGGCGTACCGCGACGGTGGAATCTCCGATGATTACCCATTCCTTCTCGGACACGAGGCTGCTGGCGTCGTCGAAGAAATCGGCAAGGACGTCACCCATGTCAAGGTCGGCGACTACGTCGTGCTTAACTGGCGCGCCGTCTGCGGCGAGTGCCGCGCATGCAAGAAGGGCGAACCGAAGTACTGCTTCGCCACCCACAACGCCAGCAAGAAGATGACCCTCGAAGATGGCACCGAGCTAGAGGCAGCCCTCGGCATTGGTGCATTCATCGAGAAGACTTTGGTCCACGAAGGCCAGTGCACCGTCGTTGACGCAGCCACCGACCCAGCCGCTGCCGGCCTCCTCGGATGCGGCATCATGGCAGGCCTCGGCGCTGCTGTGAACACCGGTGAGATCAAGCGCGGCGAATCCATCGCTGTCATCGGTGTGGGCGGCGTAGGTATGGCTTCCGTCGCCGGTGCGAAGCTTGCAGGCGCGACCACGATCATCGCCATCGATCGTTCCGACGCCAAGCTGGAGCGCGCGAAGAATGAATTCGGTGCAACGCACACCATTAACTCGACCGACCTGTCTGACGACGAGCTTGTGGAGCAGGTTCAGGCCCTGACCGGCGGCTTCGGTGTGGATGTGGCGATCGACGCAGTAGGCCGGCCAGAAACCTACAAGCAGGCGTTCTACATCCGTGACCTCGCGGGTCGTGTGGTGCTGGTAGGCGTGCCAACCCCGGAGATGACCCTGGAGCTGCCATTCCTCGACGTGTTCGGGCGCGGCGGTGCTTTGAAGAGCTCCTGGTACGGAGACTGCCTCCCAGAGCAGGACTTCCCGATGTACGTCGATCTATTCAATCAGGGGCGCTTCCCGCTGGATAAGTTCGTCGATGAGCGCACCACCGTTGACAAGGTGGAAGAGGCCTTCGAGGAGATGAAGAAGGGCGAAGTGCTGCGCTCTGTCGTGGAGTTCAGCTAACCAGCGGCGCTCAGAGTGGTCTGGCTTGTTTGAGGAAGGATGAATAGATGGACAATGTGAAGACTTTTTCGGATACTGGTTTGCGCATTGATCGTGTGGTGACCAGTGGAATCTTCGCACTCGATGGCGGTGAGTGGGAGGTTGACAACAATATCTGGGTTGTTGGCGATGACTCCGAGTGCGTCATTATCGACGCCGCCCACGATGCCGCCCCGATTATTGATGCCGTAGGAGAGCGCGAGGTGCTGGGTGTGATCTGTTCGCACGCGCACAATGATCACATCACCGTCGCGCCGGAGCTGGCTAAAAACTTGGACACGCGTGTGTTCGTGCATCCCGGCGACATGATGCTCTGGAATGAGACGCACCCTGATTTTGAGCCCTTTCATCTGAAGGATGGTGAGCGATTCAAGCTTGCTGGCACTGAACTGCAGGTGCTGAATACTCCCGGCCACTCACCGGGTTCCTGCGCGTTTTATTTGCCGGAGGCGAAGGTTTTGTTCTCTGGTGACACGTTGTTCTCAGGTGGTCCAGGAGCGACGGGGCGTTCGTACAGTGATTTCGATACGATCATCAAGTCCATCGAGGGCAGCCTGCTGACGCTTCCGGGCGATACGGAGGTTTACACCGGTCACGGCGATTCAACCTCCATTGGTGCGGAGGCGCCACATCTGGAGGAGTGGAAGGCGCGCGGCTACTAAATAGGGGCTCTGATCAGTCAGCGCCTGAATGTGAGTGACGGCCCCTCGGTGCCGGTTTGTCCCAAATAGCCCCAAGCCCTCTCGATGGTCGTCACATCTGCCACACCCACCTGGGGAAATAGGTTTTGCATTCTTGTGCATGGGGTTGTTTGGGACATTTCTCTTTTTGGGCGGGTCTGACACGCGCTGAACTGGTTCCAGCACCCTTCAAGGCTCTCCCAGAGCACGGCAGCCAATCGCACAAATACCCCCAGGGGGTATAGAGTGAGGGTATGAACAGCCTAGACTTGGACATCACCGGCATGACCTGCGCCTCCTGTGCCAACCGCATCGAGCGCAAGCTGAACAAGCTGGATGGTGTGACGGCGACGGTCAACTATGCCACGGAGAAGGCCCACATCGAGGCTGCATCCTCCGACGGCTCAGCCGCACCGTACATCGAATTGATCGAGGATATGGGTTATAAGGCGTTTATCCCGCTTCAGACCCAAGCCCAGACCCCAACCTTCCAGGCCACCACCCAGCCGCAAACCCACCCCGCATCGACGCAAGACCACCCCCACCCCGCATCTGAAGCCGAACTCGCCACTGACCGCGAGCTCGCATCCCTGCGTCAGCGGCTTATCGGTGCCGCAATCCTCTCCACTCTGGTGATTCTCCTGGCGATGATCCCGCCGCTGCAGTTCACTAATTGGCAGTGGCTGAGCCTCACACTCGCCGCCCCTGTGATTGTCTGGGCGGGCTACCCGTTCCACCGATCGACGTGGGCGAACCTCAAGCACGGCGCAGTGACAATGGACACGCTCATTACCGTTGGCGCCCTCGCCGCGTTCGCCTGGTCGCTCGTCGCCTTGTTCTTCGGTCACGCCGGTGTGCCGGGTATGCGCCACTCTTGGTCCCTGTTCCATACGCATTCTGATCCTCTGGGGGATATCTATTTAGAAGTGGCTGCTGGCGTCGTCACATTTGTCCTTGCCGGGCGCTATTTCGAGCATCGCAGTAAGAAACGAGCTGGCCAGGCCCTGCGCGCTCTCACGCAGCTGGGTTCAAAGCAGGCGACGCTTCTTTCCGGCACCCCGCCCACGGAGCGCCTCGTTGATGTCGCGCAGCTGCAGGTAGGCGACACGTTTGTTGTTCGGCCAGGGGAGAAGATCGCGACGGATGGTGTGGTCACGGATGGTCATTCGGCTGTCGATGAGTCTATGTTGACCGGCGAGTCCGTTCCCGTGGAGGTCGCGCCGGGCAGTGAGATCACGGGCGCGACGGTCAACACGTCTGGCCGCTTGTTGGTTCGAGCGACCCGCGTCGGTGAGGATACACAGTTGGCGCACATGGCTCGTTTGGTTGAGCGCGCGCAGTCGGGGAAGGCGCAGGTCCAGCGCCTGGCGGATCGAGTGTCGGCTGTCTTCGTCCCCGCCGTCATCGTTCTGGCCCTCCTCACGCTCGCCGTGTGGTTGCTCGTCGCCCGCGATGTGTCCTCTGCGTTGAGCGCTGCGGTCGCGGTGCTGATCATTGCGTGCCCTTGTGCTCTTGGTTTGGCGACGCCAACAGCCCTCCTCGTCGGCACAGGTCGCGGAGCGCAAATGGGCGTGCTGATTCGGGGCCCTGAGGTGCTAGAGACGGCGCGCGGTGTGGACACGGTGGTGCTGGACAAAACTGGCACGGTGACGACGGGTGAGATGTCGGTGCAACAGGTGCTGCCCGCCCAGGGGTGGTCGGAGCAGCAGGTTCTGGATCTGGCGGCTGCTGTGGAAGCGAACTCGGAGCACCCGATCGGTCGTGCGATTGCGCGGGCTGGTGGGGGCCGGAATTCGACAGGTTTCGAAAACATCCCGGGCAGGGGAGTACAGGCTACCGTGGACGGTCAGCGCGTGCAGGTGGGCCGGGGTTTTGTGACTGAGACTCAGACCAAGACCGATCCGACTACCGGTGGCCCGGTCGGCACCCACATTCCAGTGATCGTGGACGGCGAGCGTGCTGGTTCGATCATCGTTGCGGACACGATCAAGGGGACGAGCGCCGAGGCGATCAATCGGATGAAGGATCTCGGATTACGCACGGTCATTCTCACGGGTGACAGCCCCGAGGTCGCGCGCTCGGTCGGCGCGCAGGTTGGCGCAGATGATGTGATCGCGGGAGTGATGCCGGAGGACAAGGTTGCCGAGGTACAGCGGCTTCAGGATGCGGGCCATGTGGTCGCAATGGTGGGCGATGGTGTCAATGACGCTGCCGCACTTACCCAGGCCGATCTCGGCATGGCGATGGGACGAGGCACGGATGCGGCGATTGAGGCCGCCGACATCACCTTGGTTCGCGATGATCTGCTCGCCGCCGTTGATGCGCTGCGCCTGAGCCGGCGCACGCTGAAGACCATCAAGATGAATCTGTTCTGGGCGTTCGCCTACAACGTCGCGGCGATCCCGCTCGCCGCACTCGGTCTTCTCAACCCGATGCTCGCCGGTGCTGCGATGGCGCTCTCCAGCGTATTTGTTGTCAGCAACAGCCTCCGCTTGAAGGGATTCCAGTGATGACTGACGATAACTGCATCGCCCATCACGGCTACCTGCAGGACAAGAAGCGCTACCTCGCGCGTCTCAAGCGTATCGAGGGGCAGGTCCGAGGTCTGCAGCGCATGGTGGAGGAGGAACAGTATTGCATCGATATTCTCACCCAGGTCAGCGCGCTCCAATCTGCGCTTAAGGGCGTGAGCCTCGCGCTCCTTGATGACCACCTGCAGCACTGTGTCCTCGATGCCGCCAAGAAGGGCGGTTCCGACGCCGAGGCGAAGCTCGCCGAGGTCTCCGCCGCTATCGCCCGCCTCGCGAAGTAGCTGCTAAACCAGCTTCCATACGCCGGTGTATGGCTTCACGGACTCATCGACGCATTGCACGGTTCGCCCGTCAGCGGTCGTTGCAATCTGCCCGATCCGCTCTGGATAGCACAGGTTGCCAGGCGCGATGTCGAAGATCCAACTGCCGTCATGCGCCCCGCCGTCCTCAGGTGCACCGGTGCCGGGGTCGTCTGTTCCGGTGCCTGGATCCTCAGGGGCCGGCGGCTCAACCTGTTCATTGCCAGGTTCGGTGCCCGGCGCAGGCGCCTCAGGCACGTCAGGAGCGGCAGGTTCAGGGGCCGCTGCTTCTGGGGCAGGAACCACTTGCTCAGGGTTCTGGCCTGCCACTGGCGCCTGCGCTCCCTGGTCATCGCTCGGGTTCTCCATGACCGGCGCTGCGGGTTCCGTCGTGTTCTTAGTCTCATGTTC
Coding sequences within:
- the dnaG gene encoding DNA primase encodes the protein MAKGRIPDRDIAAIREQTPIEEVVGEYVQLKPGGVDSLKGLSPFKDEKTPSFHVRPNKGYFHCFSTGEGGDVFSFLMKMEHITFPEAVEQCAERIGYRINYEGGGPAKREEPGTRQRLVAANKAAHAFYREQFTSDVEGAEEARNFLLERGFTLEHAEQFGCGYAPAGWDTLTKALQRQGFNFKELEAAGLSRMGQKGPIDRFHRRLLWPIKNVAGDVIGFGARKLFDDDKLGKYMNTPETLLYKKSKVLFGIDHAKKNIASSHQAVVVEGYTDVMAMHAAGVTTAVAACGTAFGVEHLQMLRRFMLDDKFFRGEIIYTFDGDEAGQKAAMRAFEGDQKFAGHSYVTVAPGGQDPCDVRLERGDQAVRDLVASRIPMFEFVIRSIVAEYDTVSIDGRVHAMRRIVPVLASIRDEAMRDEYARQAAGWIAWADPDDILEQVRNEARSGRQERPELELKQGALRRERAEHMQNQPEFGPGTGGGPGVSVQGSAGSGGAGVGPGAGARAGAAAKAGSDDAAGGRPRLHAVEGMERPDPRDEFLQGPREVLKLAMQEPQLASTIFDLMPPVSFVHPTYVAIAEAIAKAGGAAKSEGGAEWIEQVAAHVPDAMGRAVVSELAVDDMHCQTERLPYYADAIMARMQERWVGNEIADMKSRMQRMRPDLEQEEYRAVFADLMALEKYRRSLQERAAAYGEFTD
- a CDS encoding metal-sensitive transcriptional regulator, translated to MTDDNCIAHHGYLQDKKRYLARLKRIEGQVRGLQRMVEEEQYCIDILTQVSALQSALKGVSLALLDDHLQHCVLDAAKKGGSDAEAKLAEVSAAIARLAK
- a CDS encoding S-(hydroxymethyl)mycothiol dehydrogenase; translated protein: MTQTVQGVIARAKGEPVELTDVVIPTPGDNDVIVKIQACGVCHTDLAYRDGGISDDYPFLLGHEAAGVVEEIGKDVTHVKVGDYVVLNWRAVCGECRACKKGEPKYCFATHNASKKMTLEDGTELEAALGIGAFIEKTLVHEGQCTVVDAATDPAAAGLLGCGIMAGLGAAVNTGEIKRGESIAVIGVGGVGMASVAGAKLAGATTIIAIDRSDAKLERAKNEFGATHTINSTDLSDDELVEQVQALTGGFGVDVAIDAVGRPETYKQAFYIRDLAGRVVLVGVPTPEMTLELPFLDVFGRGGALKSSWYGDCLPEQDFPMYVDLFNQGRFPLDKFVDERTTVDKVEEAFEEMKKGEVLRSVVEFS
- a CDS encoding MBL fold metallo-hydrolase; this encodes MDNVKTFSDTGLRIDRVVTSGIFALDGGEWEVDNNIWVVGDDSECVIIDAAHDAAPIIDAVGEREVLGVICSHAHNDHITVAPELAKNLDTRVFVHPGDMMLWNETHPDFEPFHLKDGERFKLAGTELQVLNTPGHSPGSCAFYLPEAKVLFSGDTLFSGGPGATGRSYSDFDTIIKSIEGSLLTLPGDTEVYTGHGDSTSIGAEAPHLEEWKARGY
- a CDS encoding heavy metal translocating P-type ATPase produces the protein MNSLDLDITGMTCASCANRIERKLNKLDGVTATVNYATEKAHIEAASSDGSAAPYIELIEDMGYKAFIPLQTQAQTPTFQATTQPQTHPASTQDHPHPASEAELATDRELASLRQRLIGAAILSTLVILLAMIPPLQFTNWQWLSLTLAAPVIVWAGYPFHRSTWANLKHGAVTMDTLITVGALAAFAWSLVALFFGHAGVPGMRHSWSLFHTHSDPLGDIYLEVAAGVVTFVLAGRYFEHRSKKRAGQALRALTQLGSKQATLLSGTPPTERLVDVAQLQVGDTFVVRPGEKIATDGVVTDGHSAVDESMLTGESVPVEVAPGSEITGATVNTSGRLLVRATRVGEDTQLAHMARLVERAQSGKAQVQRLADRVSAVFVPAVIVLALLTLAVWLLVARDVSSALSAAVAVLIIACPCALGLATPTALLVGTGRGAQMGVLIRGPEVLETARGVDTVVLDKTGTVTTGEMSVQQVLPAQGWSEQQVLDLAAAVEANSEHPIGRAIARAGGGRNSTGFENIPGRGVQATVDGQRVQVGRGFVTETQTKTDPTTGGPVGTHIPVIVDGERAGSIIVADTIKGTSAEAINRMKDLGLRTVILTGDSPEVARSVGAQVGADDVIAGVMPEDKVAEVQRLQDAGHVVAMVGDGVNDAAALTQADLGMAMGRGTDAAIEAADITLVRDDLLAAVDALRLSRRTLKTIKMNLFWAFAYNVAAIPLAALGLLNPMLAGAAMALSSVFVVSNSLRLKGFQ